Proteins encoded together in one Neobacillus sp. FSL H8-0543 window:
- a CDS encoding Asp23/Gls24 family envelope stress response protein encodes MSEFNVLEMEQGSNGQGKVEIAPEVIEVIAGIAASEVDGVSQMRGNFATGVVERLGKKNHGKGVKVELSESGIKVDVYCLMKFGVSIPTVAGKIQDSIRQALLNMTALDAEAVNIHVVGIQFENQKQEPEEELE; translated from the coding sequence ATGAGCGAGTTTAATGTTTTAGAAATGGAACAAGGAAGCAACGGACAGGGAAAAGTAGAAATTGCTCCAGAAGTAATTGAAGTAATTGCTGGTATTGCTGCATCAGAGGTTGATGGGGTTTCACAAATGCGCGGTAATTTCGCTACTGGTGTTGTTGAACGGTTAGGAAAGAAAAATCATGGTAAGGGTGTTAAAGTAGAATTATCCGAGTCAGGTATTAAGGTCGATGTATATTGCCTGATGAAATTTGGAGTTTCTATACCAACGGTTGCCGGAAAAATCCAGGATAGCATTCGCCAAGCTTTACTCAATATGACAGCATTGGATGCGGAGGCCGTGAATATTCACGTCGTTGGAATCCAATTTGAGAATCAAAAGCAGGAACCTGAAGAAGAATTAGAGTAA
- the folD gene encoding bifunctional methylenetetrahydrofolate dehydrogenase/methenyltetrahydrofolate cyclohydrolase FolD, which yields MTAKIINGTEIAAKKRIEIAEEVQKLKSSGVTPGLAVILVGNNHASRTYVKNKQKACNELGMHSVLIELPESISESELLFKIEELNGDQSIHGILVQLPIPKHIDEKIVIESISPLKDVDGFHPINIGRMMTGQDAFLPCTPFGIMVLLEETGIPVAGKHVVVVGRSNIVGKPAGQLFLNQHATVTYCHSRTSDLKAHTTQADILVSAVGIANFINAEHIKEGAVVIDVGMNRNNAGKLCGDVAFDEVSMKAGFITPVPKGVGPMTITMLMYNTLKSAKNTLQS from the coding sequence ATGACGGCAAAAATTATTAATGGTACAGAAATAGCAGCAAAAAAAAGAATTGAAATAGCTGAAGAGGTACAAAAGTTAAAAAGTAGCGGAGTCACTCCTGGGTTAGCCGTAATCCTTGTTGGAAATAACCATGCATCAAGGACATATGTGAAAAATAAACAAAAAGCCTGCAATGAACTCGGAATGCACTCCGTACTAATTGAATTGCCTGAATCGATTTCTGAATCAGAATTACTTTTTAAAATTGAAGAGTTAAACGGTGACCAGAGTATCCATGGGATTTTAGTCCAACTCCCTATTCCAAAGCATATCGATGAAAAAATAGTCATTGAATCTATATCACCATTAAAGGATGTAGATGGTTTCCATCCGATTAATATTGGAAGGATGATGACTGGACAAGATGCTTTCTTACCATGTACACCTTTCGGAATCATGGTATTACTTGAAGAAACTGGCATTCCTGTTGCTGGAAAACATGTGGTTGTTGTTGGAAGAAGCAATATTGTCGGAAAGCCTGCAGGACAATTATTCTTAAATCAACATGCAACAGTAACCTATTGTCATTCTAGGACAAGCGATTTGAAGGCACATACGACTCAGGCCGATATTCTTGTTTCAGCAGTTGGGATTGCGAATTTTATTAATGCCGAGCATATAAAAGAAGGTGCCGTCGTAATCGATGTTGGAATGAACAGGAACAACGCAGGAAAGCTTTGCGGTGACGTCGCTTTTGATGAAGTGAGTATGAAGGCAGGCTTTATTACACCTGTTCCTAAAGGAGTGGGTCCGATGACGATTACAATGCTTATGTACAATACTCTAAAATCGGCAAAAAATACATTGCAATCCTAA
- the nusB gene encoding transcription antitermination factor NusB — protein sequence MKRRTARERALQALFQIDVSNTDSASAIEHVLEGESGDDYLTRLVLGVVEQKDEIDQLIKGNLEKWSIDRLATVDRNLIRIAVFELKFNENEVPANVILDEAIEIAKIYGDDQSSRFINGVLSKVKEQLGNK from the coding sequence ATGAAGAGAAGAACAGCAAGGGAAAGAGCATTACAGGCTCTATTTCAAATCGATGTAAGTAATACAGATTCAGCTTCTGCCATTGAGCATGTATTAGAAGGTGAATCAGGAGATGATTATTTAACAAGACTCGTTTTAGGAGTTGTCGAACAAAAGGATGAAATTGACCAATTGATTAAAGGAAATCTTGAGAAATGGTCTATCGATCGCTTAGCAACGGTTGACAGAAACCTCATTAGGATTGCAGTTTTTGAATTAAAATTCAACGAAAATGAAGTGCCGGCGAATGTGATCTTAGACGAAGCGATTGAAATTGCGAAAATATATGGAGACGACCAATCTAGCCGATTTATTAACGGTGTACTATCAAAGGTGAAAGAACAGCTGGGAAACAAATAA